From Corynebacterium frankenforstense DSM 45800, the proteins below share one genomic window:
- a CDS encoding 6-phosphofructokinase, whose product MRIATLTSGGDCPGLNAVIRGIVRTANSEFGSTVVGYEDGWVGLLEDRRVQLYDDEFIDRLLLRGGTILGTGRLHPDKFKAGIDQIKANLADAGIDALIPIGGEGTLKGAQWLAQNGIPVVGVPKTIDNDVNGTDFTFGFDTAVAVATDAVDRLHTTAESHNRVMIVEVMGRHVGWIALHAGMAGGAHYTIIPEVPFDIADVCKAMERRFQLGEKYGIIVVAEGALPAEGTMELREGEIDQFGHKTFTGIGQQVADEIHKRLGHDVRTTVLGHIQRGGTPTAFDRVLATRYGVGAVRAVQAGQFGKTVALHGENIELIDLEEAVGHLKKVPEERYRTAQAMFG is encoded by the coding sequence ATGCGTATTGCCACTCTCACCTCCGGCGGTGACTGCCCCGGACTCAACGCCGTCATCCGCGGAATCGTGCGTACGGCCAACTCCGAGTTCGGGTCCACGGTCGTCGGCTACGAGGACGGCTGGGTCGGCCTGCTCGAGGACCGGCGCGTCCAGCTCTACGACGACGAGTTCATCGACCGCCTCCTGCTGCGTGGCGGCACCATCCTGGGCACCGGCCGTCTGCACCCGGACAAGTTCAAGGCCGGCATCGACCAGATCAAGGCGAACCTCGCGGACGCCGGCATCGACGCGCTGATCCCGATCGGCGGCGAGGGCACGCTCAAGGGCGCGCAGTGGCTCGCCCAGAACGGCATCCCCGTCGTCGGCGTGCCGAAGACGATCGACAACGACGTCAACGGCACCGACTTCACCTTCGGCTTCGACACCGCCGTGGCCGTGGCCACCGACGCCGTCGACCGCCTGCACACCACGGCCGAGTCGCACAACCGCGTGATGATCGTCGAGGTCATGGGCCGCCACGTCGGCTGGATCGCGCTGCACGCCGGCATGGCCGGCGGCGCGCACTATACGATCATCCCCGAGGTGCCCTTCGACATCGCGGACGTGTGCAAGGCCATGGAGCGCCGCTTCCAGCTCGGCGAGAAGTACGGCATCATCGTCGTCGCCGAGGGCGCGCTGCCCGCCGAGGGCACCATGGAGCTGCGCGAGGGCGAGATCGACCAGTTCGGCCACAAGACCTTCACCGGCATCGGCCAGCAGGTCGCCGACGAGATCCACAAGCGCCTCGGCCACGACGTGCGCACCACCGTGCTGGGCCACATCCAGCGCGGCGGCACCCCGACCGCCTTCGACCGCGTGCTCGCCACCCGCTACGGCGTCGGCGCGGTGCGTGCGGTCCAGGCCGGGCAGTTCGGCAAGACCGTCGCCCTGCACGGCGAGAACATCGAGCTGATCGACCTCGAGGAGGCCGTCGGCCACCTGAAGAAGGTGCCCGAGGAGCGCTACCGCACCGCCCAGGCGATGTTCGGCTGA
- a CDS encoding siderophore-interacting protein, with protein MSETRSDQTRKPGGPGRRKKSRRATPATVTGRERLSPEMIRLNFDCPGIRGAELPFTDHYVKLLFVPEDAGYAWPFDLAEVRETRPRTEHPVMRTYTLRNIDTDNGAFDIDFVVHGADGVAGPWAERAEIGEVIPFAGPGGAWAPRPGAARHVLVGDESALPAVAAGVGKLSDDDVADVFLEVSGEDAHVALPVRESVRVHWVHRGDATPGTRLVEAVRAAGADADEDCEWFVHGVAEMVRELRRFLFVDAGVARDKVSISGYWRLGMVEDEWQASKREFTAAAEAAEAAGIPGNR; from the coding sequence GTGAGCGAGACCCGGAGCGACCAGACCAGGAAGCCGGGCGGTCCCGGCCGGAGAAAGAAGAGCCGGCGTGCCACGCCCGCGACGGTGACCGGGCGCGAGCGCCTCTCGCCGGAGATGATCCGGCTGAACTTCGACTGCCCCGGCATCCGGGGCGCCGAGCTGCCCTTCACCGACCACTACGTCAAGCTGCTCTTCGTGCCCGAGGACGCCGGCTACGCCTGGCCCTTCGACCTCGCCGAGGTCCGCGAGACCCGCCCGCGCACCGAACACCCCGTCATGCGCACCTACACGCTGCGCAACATCGACACCGACAACGGCGCCTTCGACATCGACTTCGTCGTCCACGGCGCGGACGGGGTGGCCGGGCCCTGGGCCGAGCGCGCCGAGATCGGCGAGGTCATCCCCTTCGCAGGCCCCGGAGGGGCCTGGGCGCCGCGCCCCGGCGCGGCGCGCCATGTCCTCGTCGGCGATGAGTCCGCACTGCCGGCGGTGGCCGCGGGCGTCGGAAAGCTCTCCGACGACGACGTGGCGGACGTCTTCCTGGAGGTCTCCGGTGAAGACGCCCACGTTGCCCTGCCGGTGAGAGAATCCGTGCGCGTGCACTGGGTCCACCGCGGCGACGCCACCCCCGGCACCCGCCTGGTCGAGGCCGTGCGCGCCGCCGGGGCGGACGCGGACGAGGACTGCGAGTGGTTCGTGCACGGGGTCGCCGAAATGGTGCGTGAACTGCGCCGATTCCTCTTCGTCGACGCTGGGGTTGCGCGCGACAAGGTGAGCATCTCCGGCTACTGGCGCCTCGGCATGGTCGAGGACGAGTGGCAGGCCTCCAAGCGTGAGTTCACCGCCGCGGCCGAGGCCGCCGAGGCGGCGGGCATCCCCGGCAACCGTTAG